From Streptomyces sp. 6-11-2, one genomic window encodes:
- a CDS encoding NUDIX hydrolase: MNKELRVAAYAVCVRDGRLLLARWVAGDGTRRWTLPGGGMEHGEDPYDTVVREAEEETGYTVEPVALLGLDSVRRNYPRPLGAQADFHGLRILYEGRVTGGELRHETGGSTDRAAWHPLDAVPALRRVGLVDVGLRLWHDRPPAGNPT; the protein is encoded by the coding sequence ATGAACAAGGAGTTGAGGGTGGCGGCCTACGCCGTGTGTGTGCGGGACGGACGGCTGCTGCTGGCCCGCTGGGTGGCGGGCGATGGCACCCGGCGGTGGACCCTGCCCGGCGGTGGCATGGAACACGGCGAGGACCCCTACGACACGGTGGTGCGCGAGGCCGAGGAGGAGACCGGCTACACCGTCGAACCGGTCGCCCTCCTGGGCCTGGACTCCGTCCGCCGCAACTACCCGCGCCCCCTGGGCGCCCAGGCCGACTTCCACGGCCTGCGCATCCTCTACGAGGGCCGTGTCACCGGCGGTGAACTGCGCCACGAGACGGGCGGCTCCACGGACCGGGCCGCCTGGCACCCCCTGGACGCGGTACCCGCACTGCGCCGCGTCGGCCTGGTCGACGTGGGCCTGCGCCTGTGGCACGACCGCCCGCCTGCGGGAAACCCCACCTGA
- the pepN gene encoding aminopeptidase N has translation MPGENLSRDEARERAALLSVDGYEVSLDVRSAVGEDTGNGPRTFRSVTTIRFRCNEPGASSFADLLAPSVTAVSLNGRDLDPSEVFDGSRILLEDLSADNELVVDAQCAYSRTGEGLHRFVDPEDGEVYLYTQYEPADSRRVFANFEQPDLKAPFRFEVRAPEDWTVWSNGVGERQDGVWRFAETKPISTYITCVVAGPYHRVTDSYERVFEDGTRLEIPLGALCRKGLAKHFDAEDVFLVTKQGLDFFHDHFDYPYPFGKYDQAFVPEYNLGAMENPGLVTFREEYIFRGKVTQASYEARANVILHEMAHMWFGDLVTMEWWDDLWLKESFADFMGSFSLVGATRFTDGWITFANRRKAWAYRADQLPSTHPVTADIRDLQDAKLNFDGITYAKGASVLKQLVAYVGQDAFLEGARRYFKRHAYGNTRLGDLLAVLEETSGRDMGAWARSWLQTAGVNSLTPQVVLGADGRIEELAVVQEASVIAPAGHPELRPHRVAVGLYQRSQVGALERYARAETDVAGARTVVSELAGADAPDLVLVNDDDLTYCKIRFDETSLATLREHLGGLTDPLARALCWSALWNLTRDALLPARDFVGLVLRFAGRETDIGVLQMLHAWAESALVHYAAPQWRETGGRALAEGALAELRQAEPGSEHQLAWARFFATAASAPDDLELLKGLLDGTKEIAGLEVDQELRWAFLEPLAAHGVADEKVLAAELARDDTASGKRHQVRCLAARPSAAVKARAWEQVVDSDALSNALVEATIAGFGQASQRELLAPYTPRYFEAIERVWTERSIQIGMDVVRGLFPALQDSPETLEAADAWLAAHEGAAPALRRLVLEARDDLARALRGQACDAAAGTSAG, from the coding sequence GTGCCCGGTGAGAATCTGTCCCGCGACGAGGCCCGGGAGCGGGCCGCCCTGCTGTCCGTCGACGGGTACGAGGTGTCCCTGGACGTGCGGTCCGCGGTGGGCGAGGACACCGGGAACGGTCCGCGGACGTTCCGGTCCGTGACGACGATCCGGTTCCGCTGCAACGAGCCGGGCGCGTCGAGCTTCGCGGACCTGCTCGCGCCGAGCGTCACCGCCGTCTCGCTCAACGGCAGGGACCTCGACCCCAGCGAGGTCTTCGACGGCTCCCGGATCCTCCTGGAGGACCTGTCCGCCGACAACGAGCTCGTCGTGGACGCGCAGTGCGCCTACTCGCGCACCGGCGAGGGCCTGCACCGCTTCGTCGACCCGGAGGACGGCGAGGTCTACCTCTACACGCAGTACGAGCCCGCCGACTCCCGCCGGGTCTTCGCCAACTTCGAGCAGCCTGACCTGAAGGCGCCGTTCCGCTTCGAGGTGCGGGCGCCCGAGGACTGGACGGTGTGGAGCAACGGCGTCGGCGAGCGGCAGGACGGGGTGTGGCGGTTCGCCGAGACCAAGCCGATCTCGACGTACATCACCTGCGTGGTCGCGGGCCCGTACCACCGGGTGACGGACTCCTACGAACGGGTGTTCGAGGACGGTACGCGGCTGGAGATCCCGCTGGGCGCGCTGTGCCGCAAGGGGCTCGCCAAGCACTTCGACGCCGAGGACGTCTTCCTGGTCACCAAGCAGGGCCTGGACTTCTTCCACGACCACTTCGACTACCCGTACCCGTTCGGCAAGTACGACCAGGCGTTCGTGCCCGAGTACAACCTCGGCGCGATGGAGAACCCGGGCCTGGTCACCTTCCGGGAGGAGTACATCTTCCGCGGGAAGGTCACGCAGGCCTCCTACGAGGCCCGGGCCAATGTGATCCTGCACGAGATGGCGCACATGTGGTTCGGCGACCTGGTCACCATGGAGTGGTGGGACGACCTGTGGCTGAAGGAGTCCTTCGCCGACTTCATGGGCTCGTTCTCGCTGGTCGGCGCGACTCGCTTCACGGACGGCTGGATCACCTTCGCCAACCGCCGCAAGGCCTGGGCGTACCGCGCGGACCAGCTGCCCTCCACGCACCCGGTCACCGCGGACATCCGCGACCTCCAGGACGCCAAGCTGAACTTCGACGGCATCACGTACGCCAAGGGCGCCTCGGTGCTCAAGCAGCTGGTGGCCTACGTCGGCCAGGACGCGTTCCTGGAGGGCGCGCGGCGCTACTTCAAGCGGCACGCCTACGGCAACACCCGGCTGGGAGACCTGCTCGCGGTGCTGGAGGAGACCAGCGGCCGTGACATGGGCGCGTGGGCGCGGTCGTGGCTCCAGACGGCCGGGGTCAACTCGCTGACCCCGCAGGTGGTGCTGGGCGCCGACGGCCGGATCGAGGAGCTGGCCGTGGTGCAGGAGGCCTCTGTCATTGCCCCGGCGGGCCACCCGGAGCTACGCCCGCACCGGGTGGCGGTGGGCCTGTACCAGCGGTCCCAGGTGGGGGCACTGGAGCGGTACGCGCGCGCCGAGACCGACGTGGCCGGCGCCCGTACGGTGGTGTCCGAGCTGGCGGGTGCGGACGCGCCCGATCTGGTGCTGGTCAACGACGACGACCTGACCTACTGCAAGATCCGCTTCGACGAGACCTCGCTGGCGACCCTGCGGGAGCACCTGGGCGGCCTGACCGACCCGCTGGCCCGCGCGCTGTGCTGGTCGGCGCTGTGGAACCTGACCCGGGACGCGCTGCTGCCGGCGCGGGACTTCGTGGGCCTGGTGCTGCGCTTCGCCGGGCGCGAGACCGACATCGGCGTGCTCCAGATGCTGCACGCCTGGGCGGAGTCCGCGCTGGTGCACTACGCGGCGCCGCAGTGGCGGGAGACCGGCGGGCGGGCGCTGGCCGAGGGCGCGCTGGCCGAGCTGCGGCAGGCCGAGCCGGGCAGCGAGCACCAGCTCGCGTGGGCGCGCTTCTTCGCCACGGCAGCCTCGGCGCCGGACGACCTGGAGCTGCTGAAGGGCCTGCTGGACGGCACGAAGGAGATCGCCGGCCTGGAGGTCGACCAGGAGCTGCGCTGGGCGTTCCTGGAGCCGCTGGCGGCGCACGGGGTGGCGGACGAGAAGGTGCTCGCCGCCGAACTCGCCCGGGACGACACCGCCTCCGGCAAGCGGCACCAGGTGCGCTGCCTGGCCGCGCGGCCCTCGGCCGCCGTCAAGGCGCGGGCCTGGGAGCAGGTGGTCGACTCGGACGCGTTGTCGAACGCGCTGGTGGAGGCGACCATCGCGGGCTTCGGGCAGGCCTCCCAGCGGGAGCTGCTCGCGCCGTACACACCGAGGTACTTCGAGGCGATCGAGCGGGTGTGGACGGAGCGGTCCATCCAGATCGGCATGGACGTCGTACGGGGGCTGTTCCCGGCGTTGCAGGACTCGCCGGAGACCCTGGAGGCGGCCGACGCGTGGCTCGCCGCGCACGAGGGCGCCGCTCCCGCCCTGCGCCGCCTGGTGCTGGAGGCCCGGGACGACCTGGCCCGGGCGCTGCGTGGACAGGCGTGCGACGCGGCGGCCGGAACGTCCGCCGGCTGA